Proteins encoded within one genomic window of Corynebacterium aurimucosum:
- a CDS encoding ABC transporter ATP-binding protein, which translates to MAKVTFENVGITYPRAENPTVKDLNLEIADGEFLVLVGPSGCGKSTTLRALAGLEPVSSGRILIDGKDVTGLEPGDRDIAMVFQNYALYPHLTVAQNMGFALKLAKMPKAEIKAKVEEAAKTLGLTEYLQRKPKDLSGGQRQRVAMGRAIVREPKAFLMDEPLSNLDAKLRVQTRAELASLQQRLGTTTVYVTHDQVEAMTMGDRVAVLKDGVLQQVAPPRELYDAPANEFVAGFIGSPAMNIFDYNGGRVGVRPEKMFINKGPIGFQGTVEFVEELGSESFVYVMVGEQRFVARASDNVPQRGENVVLTFNPREAHRFDPETGQRIEA; encoded by the coding sequence ATGGCAAAGGTCACTTTTGAGAACGTCGGCATCACCTATCCCCGTGCCGAGAACCCCACGGTCAAAGACCTCAATCTCGAGATTGCGGACGGCGAGTTTCTAGTCCTCGTCGGCCCGTCCGGCTGCGGTAAGTCCACCACCCTGCGCGCCCTCGCGGGGCTGGAGCCGGTCTCCAGCGGCCGCATCCTTATTGACGGCAAAGACGTCACGGGCCTTGAGCCAGGCGATCGCGATATCGCCATGGTCTTCCAGAACTACGCGCTCTACCCGCACCTCACCGTTGCCCAGAACATGGGCTTCGCCCTCAAGCTGGCCAAGATGCCCAAGGCTGAAATCAAAGCCAAAGTAGAAGAAGCAGCGAAGACCCTTGGGCTGACGGAGTACCTGCAGCGCAAGCCCAAAGACCTCTCCGGTGGTCAGCGTCAGCGCGTGGCCATGGGCCGCGCCATCGTGCGCGAGCCGAAGGCCTTCCTCATGGATGAGCCCCTGTCTAACCTCGACGCTAAGCTGCGCGTGCAAACCCGCGCGGAGCTGGCCAGCCTCCAACAGCGTCTCGGCACCACCACTGTCTACGTCACCCACGACCAGGTGGAGGCCATGACCATGGGTGACCGCGTGGCCGTGCTCAAGGACGGTGTTCTGCAGCAAGTCGCGCCACCGCGCGAGCTCTACGACGCTCCCGCTAACGAATTCGTCGCCGGTTTCATCGGTTCCCCCGCGATGAACATCTTCGACTACAACGGCGGACGCGTCGGCGTTCGCCCGGAAAAAATGTTCATCAATAAGGGGCCGATTGGCTTCCAAGGCACGGTGGAGTTCGTGGAAGAGCTGGGCTCTGAGTCCTTCGTCTACGTCATGGTGGGCGAGCAGCGCTTCGTCGCCCGCGCGAGCGACAACGTTCCGCAGCGTGGTGAGAACGTCGTGCTGACCTTTAACCCCCGCGAGGCTCACCGCTTCGATCCGGAGACCGGCCAGCGTATTGAGGCTTAA
- a CDS encoding biotin--[acetyl-CoA-carboxylase] ligase: protein MTALDMDRIREALSEDFAVIDYTESTGSTNTDLMQAGKVADGTVLLANEQVAGKGRLGRQWVSPAGSQLIFSVLILPDSLDHLGTLPLAAGLAVTDSVEGAVLKWPNDVHIDGKKLCGILAEAGPVGEAFKSAPKTEVSKAEINKAEINKAEINKAEINKAEINKAEINKAEVSKAEIAPKTQSANPPSARVVVGMGINVTLTREELPIEAATSLALEGLETDRTQLAITVLKNLRRRITQWEQQDPQLLADYRKVCSSIGQEVRLEAPAGDVIGTVEGVADDGRINVGGEYYSAGDVIHLRPADN, encoded by the coding sequence ATGACTGCACTTGATATGGACCGAATCCGCGAGGCGCTGAGCGAAGACTTCGCTGTTATCGATTACACCGAGTCCACTGGCTCCACCAATACCGATCTCATGCAGGCCGGCAAGGTGGCTGATGGCACCGTTTTGCTGGCTAATGAGCAGGTTGCCGGTAAGGGCCGATTGGGCCGTCAGTGGGTGAGCCCGGCTGGTTCGCAGCTCATCTTTTCCGTTCTCATCCTTCCGGATTCGTTGGATCACCTCGGTACTTTGCCGCTAGCTGCCGGCTTGGCCGTGACTGATTCCGTAGAGGGTGCGGTACTCAAGTGGCCGAATGACGTGCACATCGATGGTAAGAAGCTGTGCGGTATCCTCGCCGAGGCTGGTCCAGTGGGCGAGGCCTTCAAATCTGCTCCGAAGACGGAAGTTTCCAAGGCTGAAATCAACAAGGCAGAGATCAACAAGGCAGAGATCAACAAGGCAGAGATCAACAAGGCAGAGATCAATAAGGCAGAGATCAACAAAGCCGAGGTCAGTAAAGCTGAAATCGCCCCCAAGACCCAGTCTGCGAACCCGCCTTCAGCCCGCGTGGTCGTGGGCATGGGCATCAACGTCACCCTGACCCGCGAGGAACTGCCCATCGAGGCCGCGACATCGCTCGCGCTCGAAGGCCTTGAGACCGACCGCACGCAGCTGGCCATCACCGTGCTGAAGAACCTGCGTCGCCGCATTACCCAGTGGGAGCAGCAGGACCCACAGCTTTTGGCTGATTACCGTAAGGTGTGTTCTTCCATCGGGCAGGAAGTCCGCCTCGAAGCCCCGGCCGGCGACGTCATCGGCACCGTCGAGGGCGTGGCCGATGATGGCCGCATCAACGTTGGCGGCGAGTATTACTCCGCGGGTGATGTCATCCACCTGCGCCCGGCTGATAATTAG
- the budA gene encoding acetolactate decarboxylase has product MIVRHTIFQNSLMTALLDGIYDGEMTIGELLGKGNFGIGTFDALDGEMIILDGVCYQLRGDGTATVADLDQGTPFAVATNFVPRIKVAAPKGLKREELSAFIDEVEPSANYMYAVRITGRFSNVVTRTVVKQSKPYPPMAQAVGGDKELRFENVEGIIGGFRTPVFEKGISVPGCHVHFIDAARTSGGHVLDYTVDEATIELCPGTDLDLRLPLTHEFRSANLAPDDLDQQLHTTEIKD; this is encoded by the coding sequence ATGATCGTCCGGCATACCATCTTTCAGAACTCCCTCATGACCGCGCTGTTGGATGGCATTTACGACGGCGAAATGACCATCGGCGAGCTCTTGGGCAAAGGCAATTTTGGCATCGGCACCTTCGATGCGCTGGATGGGGAGATGATTATCCTCGACGGCGTGTGCTACCAGCTACGCGGCGATGGCACCGCGACGGTAGCGGACTTGGACCAGGGAACCCCCTTCGCGGTGGCCACGAACTTCGTCCCCCGTATTAAGGTGGCCGCGCCCAAGGGATTGAAGCGCGAGGAGCTTTCGGCCTTCATCGATGAAGTCGAGCCTTCCGCCAACTACATGTACGCGGTGCGAATCACCGGACGCTTCAGCAACGTGGTTACCCGCACGGTGGTCAAGCAGAGCAAGCCTTATCCGCCGATGGCGCAGGCCGTGGGCGGCGATAAGGAACTGCGCTTTGAAAACGTCGAAGGCATCATCGGTGGTTTCCGCACACCGGTCTTTGAAAAAGGCATTTCGGTGCCGGGCTGCCACGTGCACTTTATTGACGCTGCGCGGACCTCCGGCGGACACGTGCTGGACTACACGGTGGATGAGGCCACCATTGAGCTCTGCCCTGGCACGGACCTAGATCTGCGCTTGCCGCTGACCCACGAGTTCCGCTCCGCCAACCTGGCCCCTGATGACTTGGACCAGCAGCTACACACGACGGAGATTAAGGACTAA
- a CDS encoding 5-(carboxyamino)imidazole ribonucleotide synthase, which yields MPDDHGPKASIERVSEQHKPLVTVYGDGQLARMMQPAAAELDISLRVLASAPDKSAAQVIPDVVLGDYHDLDVLTAAAEGADAITFEHEHVPTEHVERLIADGLNVQPQPSALLYAQDKLFMREKLAELGAPVPRFAAIESVEDARDFAALVDGHVCLKARRGGYDGHGVWFPSAEELEPLVEELLAAGTPLMAEEKVSLTRELSVLVARRPSGEVKAWPVTESVQRDGICAGAFAPAPNLSAALAERAMQVGIKVATELGVTGVLAVELFAFATKQDAGCIIASASGAPGAVVEEDIAVNELAMRPHNTGHWTQDGCVTSQFEQHLRAVLDLPLGSTAPLAPVTVMANVLGAEEDPQMPMPQRVREVMERYPQAKIHLYGKDHQPGRKIGHVNVVGEDVEETRRIAHDAAHFLVHAQWA from the coding sequence ATGCCGGACGATCATGGCCCCAAGGCTAGTATTGAAAGGGTGAGTGAACAACACAAACCCCTCGTTACTGTTTATGGAGACGGCCAGCTTGCACGCATGATGCAGCCGGCCGCCGCAGAGCTCGACATCAGCTTGCGCGTGCTGGCCTCCGCGCCAGACAAGTCCGCCGCACAGGTGATCCCGGATGTGGTGCTCGGTGACTACCACGATCTCGACGTGCTCACCGCCGCCGCGGAAGGCGCGGATGCAATTACCTTTGAGCACGAGCACGTCCCGACGGAGCACGTCGAGCGTCTTATCGCCGACGGCCTCAACGTCCAGCCCCAGCCTTCCGCTCTCCTCTACGCGCAGGACAAACTGTTCATGCGCGAGAAGCTGGCCGAGCTGGGCGCCCCAGTGCCGCGCTTTGCCGCTATTGAATCGGTGGAGGATGCGCGGGATTTCGCCGCGCTTGTCGACGGTCACGTGTGCCTCAAAGCCCGCCGCGGCGGCTACGACGGTCATGGCGTGTGGTTCCCGTCAGCGGAGGAGCTGGAGCCGCTGGTAGAAGAGCTTCTCGCCGCTGGTACTCCGCTTATGGCTGAGGAAAAAGTTTCCCTTACTCGCGAGCTGTCCGTGCTCGTCGCCCGCCGCCCCTCCGGCGAGGTCAAAGCCTGGCCGGTCACCGAGTCGGTGCAGCGAGACGGCATCTGCGCCGGGGCTTTTGCCCCAGCCCCGAACTTGTCGGCAGCGCTCGCGGAGCGCGCCATGCAGGTGGGCATCAAGGTAGCCACCGAGCTGGGCGTTACGGGTGTGCTGGCAGTGGAGCTTTTCGCTTTTGCCACGAAGCAAGACGCCGGCTGCATCATCGCGTCCGCTTCAGGCGCGCCGGGAGCGGTTGTGGAAGAAGATATTGCGGTCAACGAGCTGGCCATGCGCCCGCACAACACCGGCCACTGGACGCAGGATGGCTGCGTGACCTCGCAGTTCGAGCAGCACCTGCGCGCCGTGCTGGACCTGCCGCTGGGCTCCACCGCGCCATTGGCGCCCGTAACGGTCATGGCCAATGTGCTGGGGGCTGAGGAGGATCCGCAGATGCCCATGCCGCAGCGCGTCCGTGAAGTCATGGAGCGCTACCCGCAGGCGAAGATCCACCTCTACGGTAAGGACCACCAGCCGGGTCGCAAGATCGGCCACGTCAACGTCGTTGGTGAGGACGTGGAGGAAACGCGCCGCATCGCCCACGATGCCGCCCACTTCCTCGTCCACGCGCAGTGGGCGTAA
- the purE gene encoding 5-(carboxyamino)imidazole ribonucleotide mutase → MEPLVGLIMGSDSDWPTVKPAAEVLAEFGVPFEVGVVSAHRTPEKMLAYAKSAHERGLKAIIACAGGAAHLPGMVAAATPLPVIGIPRALKDLDGLDSLLSIVQMPGGVPVATVSIGGAKNAGLLAVRILSAGDPALVEKMAAYQENMAAEVEKKDENLRSQLLGE, encoded by the coding sequence ATGGAACCACTCGTCGGACTGATCATGGGATCCGATTCCGATTGGCCCACCGTCAAGCCCGCAGCCGAAGTGCTCGCCGAGTTCGGCGTGCCCTTTGAGGTGGGCGTCGTCAGTGCGCACCGCACCCCAGAAAAGATGCTGGCTTATGCCAAGTCTGCCCACGAGCGCGGGCTCAAGGCCATCATCGCCTGTGCCGGTGGTGCGGCCCACCTGCCAGGCATGGTTGCCGCGGCCACGCCGCTGCCGGTCATCGGCATCCCGCGCGCGTTGAAGGATCTCGATGGTCTCGATTCACTGCTGTCCATCGTGCAGATGCCGGGTGGGGTGCCGGTGGCAACCGTATCCATCGGCGGTGCGAAGAATGCGGGCCTGCTTGCCGTGCGCATCCTCTCCGCGGGCGACCCAGCACTGGTGGAGAAGATGGCAGCCTACCAAGAGAACATGGCCGCCGAAGTAGAAAAGAAGGATGAGAACCTGCGTTCCCAGCTCCTCGGCGAATAA
- a CDS encoding ribokinase, translating to MSMCVVGSINADLVVHTARHPQPGETLLGHGGTITAGGKGANQAVAAAQLGAQVSFVGAVGSDAYAAPAMHYLQASGVDLTHVEASEEVTGLAVITVDKQGENTIIVVPGANALVSDSFVTTHSSPITASELILLQGEIPPAGFAKAIELAKGRVVVNLAPVIEVEKEALLRADPLLANEHEAGLILEQLGLSGQGAPAELAQRLREAGFASVVLTLGARGALVAEGAELIDVPSPRVTAVDTTGAGDAFAGALCARLLDGDSLVDAARFAARVGAFTVTGSGAQASYPDLTSELPG from the coding sequence ATGAGCATGTGCGTAGTCGGTTCCATCAACGCTGACCTCGTGGTCCACACCGCGCGACACCCCCAGCCCGGCGAAACCCTCTTGGGGCACGGCGGAACCATCACCGCGGGTGGCAAAGGAGCAAACCAGGCGGTCGCGGCTGCCCAGCTGGGTGCGCAGGTGAGCTTCGTCGGCGCGGTGGGCAGCGATGCTTATGCCGCGCCTGCGATGCACTACTTGCAGGCCAGCGGCGTGGACCTCACGCACGTCGAGGCCAGCGAAGAGGTAACAGGTTTAGCCGTCATCACCGTAGATAAGCAGGGTGAAAACACCATCATCGTGGTGCCGGGTGCTAATGCGCTTGTCAGCGATTCATTCGTCACCACGCACTCCTCCCCCATCACCGCATCGGAGCTCATTTTGCTCCAAGGTGAGATACCGCCAGCGGGCTTTGCCAAGGCAATCGAGCTGGCCAAAGGTCGGGTCGTGGTCAACCTCGCACCGGTCATCGAGGTGGAAAAGGAAGCGCTCCTGCGCGCCGACCCGCTGCTGGCCAATGAGCACGAGGCCGGGCTCATCCTCGAGCAGCTGGGGTTGAGCGGCCAGGGCGCGCCAGCGGAGCTAGCGCAGCGCTTAAGGGAGGCCGGCTTTGCCTCGGTGGTTCTCACGCTGGGCGCGCGCGGGGCGCTTGTGGCCGAGGGGGCCGAGCTTATCGACGTTCCCTCCCCACGCGTCACCGCCGTCGATACGACCGGCGCGGGCGATGCCTTCGCCGGCGCGCTGTGTGCCCGCTTGTTGGACGGCGATTCGCTGGTGGATGCCGCGCGCTTCGCCGCGCGGGTCGGGGCCTTTACCGTCACGGGCTCCGGCGCCCAGGCCTCCTACCCGGATCTGACAAGCGAGTTGCCCGGTTAA
- a CDS encoding YdcF family protein, with amino-acid sequence MQFPLLVLGARVEGGEPGPLLRSRLDRAVVLARLLPEEPIIVTGFGEAEPMARYLIERGVNPERILLEPLATSTNENLERAHALCPEYTYFRVVTNDFHVLRTRMWAGHLGIRVHMHGVRTPRKDRWWNYLREVVATPHSLLRIVWRRVVARRRRT; translated from the coding sequence ATGCAGTTTCCGCTTCTGGTGTTGGGCGCGCGCGTCGAGGGCGGCGAGCCTGGTCCGCTGCTACGTAGCCGGTTGGACCGAGCGGTGGTGTTGGCTCGCCTGTTGCCGGAGGAGCCAATCATCGTGACCGGCTTCGGGGAGGCGGAGCCGATGGCGCGCTACCTCATCGAGCGGGGCGTTAATCCGGAGCGGATTCTCCTCGAACCACTCGCTACCAGCACCAACGAGAACCTCGAGCGCGCCCATGCGCTGTGCCCGGAATACACCTATTTCCGCGTTGTGACCAATGACTTCCACGTGCTGCGCACCCGCATGTGGGCCGGGCACCTAGGGATTCGCGTTCACATGCACGGCGTGCGGACCCCGCGGAAAGACCGCTGGTGGAACTACCTGCGCGAGGTGGTGGCGACGCCGCATTCGCTGCTGCGCATTGTGTGGCGGCGGGTGGTGGCTAGGCGCCGAAGAACATGA
- a CDS encoding RNase H family protein, producing MEPLELSALMGTQSRTYGTRKITKDMISAPVHVAIALWDERWDSAENGTIDGWVIAVNTKKTRFVRKGQIRKGDIVEVAVRELEKATKSIRGRKWIVTGRRQAALRAALEERGYTVTGSFAEENRASKSASSVRRKQAGITARRAKKEGEAPRKKQVVKVETPEAHWWPNFSTASSWPIDATVRIATDASSDTVFKGSMCFVASNGDYRLRTRKTTASTDELELESLTLALKYLLKVGATKAIIESDSVAALEAVEQIRQKGSKAMRSRGVWRGLSSGSRSRFQQAWNDVEGVCAVTIRRVMGHAGDPLNRAADQIAYMGLRAIAHPMKQSRATLKEGIRKTLAKL from the coding sequence ATGGAACCACTCGAGCTCTCCGCCCTGATGGGCACGCAGTCGCGCACCTACGGCACGCGCAAGATCACCAAGGACATGATCTCAGCACCCGTGCACGTGGCTATTGCGCTGTGGGATGAGCGCTGGGATTCCGCCGAGAACGGCACGATTGATGGCTGGGTCATCGCCGTTAACACCAAGAAAACGCGCTTCGTGCGCAAGGGCCAGATTCGGAAGGGCGATATCGTTGAGGTAGCCGTCCGCGAATTGGAGAAGGCCACGAAAAGTATTCGAGGGCGCAAATGGATCGTCACTGGGCGCCGGCAAGCGGCACTTCGCGCCGCCCTGGAGGAACGCGGCTATACCGTGACGGGGAGTTTTGCGGAGGAGAATAGGGCGTCGAAAAGCGCTAGCTCCGTGCGACGCAAGCAGGCCGGGATCACCGCGCGCCGCGCGAAGAAAGAAGGCGAGGCCCCACGCAAGAAGCAGGTCGTCAAGGTGGAAACGCCGGAGGCGCACTGGTGGCCGAACTTCTCGACAGCCTCCTCGTGGCCCATAGACGCCACCGTGCGCATCGCCACGGATGCCTCCTCGGACACGGTGTTTAAGGGCTCCATGTGCTTCGTGGCCAGCAATGGTGACTACCGGTTGCGCACGCGCAAGACGACGGCCAGCACCGATGAGCTTGAGCTCGAATCCCTCACCCTGGCGTTGAAATACCTGCTCAAAGTCGGGGCAACCAAGGCGATCATCGAGTCAGACTCCGTCGCTGCATTAGAAGCGGTGGAACAGATTCGGCAGAAGGGCTCGAAGGCGATGCGCTCGCGCGGGGTGTGGCGGGGGCTGTCTTCCGGCTCGCGCTCGCGCTTCCAGCAAGCGTGGAATGACGTGGAGGGAGTCTGCGCGGTGACCATCCGTCGGGTGATGGGGCATGCGGGTGACCCGTTGAACCGCGCAGCGGACCAAATTGCATACATGGGCCTGCGGGCGATTGCGCATCCGATGAAGCAATCACGGGCAACGCTGAAAGAAGGCATCCGGAAGACGCTGGCCAAGCTCTAA
- a CDS encoding RNA polymerase sigma factor has translation MSVLTLPGSRKREFSRLFREHYPAVLAYLRRRVPPSHAEELAADVFERAWAGFDSLRGTPLPWLYGIARNVMREFYRTRRETENLDDHELESYAGYDAVDANLDITRALMQLPHAEREILTLHAWEGLDHPDIAEVLGISRNNVRVRLHRARTHLSELTGETDA, from the coding sequence GTGTCTGTCCTTACCTTGCCTGGTTCGCGTAAGCGGGAATTCTCCCGCCTGTTTCGCGAGCATTACCCGGCGGTGCTGGCCTATTTGCGCCGCCGCGTCCCACCGAGTCACGCGGAAGAGCTGGCGGCTGATGTGTTTGAGCGAGCGTGGGCTGGCTTCGACTCTTTACGCGGCACGCCGCTGCCGTGGCTCTACGGCATCGCCCGCAATGTGATGCGGGAGTTCTACCGCACCCGGCGGGAGACGGAGAACCTCGACGACCATGAGCTGGAATCCTATGCCGGTTATGACGCAGTCGATGCCAATCTCGACATCACTCGCGCGTTGATGCAGTTGCCGCATGCCGAGCGCGAAATCCTCACCCTCCATGCGTGGGAGGGCCTCGACCACCCCGATATCGCCGAGGTCCTCGGCATTTCCCGCAATAACGTGCGCGTTCGACTGCACCGCGCGCGTACCCACCTATCCGAACTCACAGGAGAAACCGATGCCTAA
- a CDS encoding TetR/AcrR family transcriptional regulator: MANQRRRDQIAAAALDLFDQRGYHATGMEDIAKAVGMRASSLYNHYSSKQELLAEVTITAMEDLLRANAACLAGLSDPRDKLVATMKAHVIYHATHARRVRVVNNELTNLEEPHKSVVLQLRRDYVARWMAVVNEGDFHAENLKIACWALIDMGIGVAQWFSPDGDYTAEALGEMYGQFALRQLT, encoded by the coding sequence ATGGCCAACCAGAGACGCCGCGACCAAATCGCCGCCGCCGCACTCGACCTCTTTGACCAGCGCGGCTACCACGCCACCGGCATGGAGGACATCGCCAAGGCCGTCGGCATGCGCGCCTCCAGCCTGTACAACCACTACTCCTCCAAACAGGAGCTCCTCGCTGAAGTCACCATCACCGCCATGGAGGATCTCCTCCGCGCCAACGCCGCCTGCCTCGCCGGGCTCAGCGATCCCCGCGACAAGCTCGTCGCCACCATGAAAGCCCATGTCATCTACCATGCCACCCATGCTCGGCGCGTCCGCGTGGTCAACAACGAGCTCACTAACCTCGAAGAGCCCCACAAGTCCGTCGTCCTGCAGCTGCGCCGCGACTATGTCGCGCGCTGGATGGCCGTGGTCAACGAGGGTGACTTCCATGCGGAGAACCTCAAAATCGCCTGCTGGGCGCTCATCGATATGGGCATCGGTGTGGCCCAATGGTTTAGCCCCGACGGTGATTACACCGCCGAGGCTTTAGGAGAGATGTACGGCCAGTTCGCCCTGCGCCAACTTACCTAG
- a CDS encoding acyl-CoA dehydrogenase family protein — MSHNLFESTTDFLGVFDSLSESDAAGWKRAAQFREYSAPVINQHWQAAEYPLDLVQRLGDLDVMTDGLAVEGHEQMSTLGAGLALMEVTRADASMGTVIAVQAGLAMRSISMLGSPEQQALYLPQMASCSLLGAFGLTEPAHGSDSIALETTAVRDGDEWVLNGEKKWIGNGASGGITIIYARMEDGNVGGFIVPQDAPGYSASVIEGKLSLRAIHQAHITLTDCRIPAANQLPGCRSFKDVSRVLTATRIGVSWMALGSAVACYEIARSYVLERVQFGRELAKAQIIQQRLANMVLDLSQMMLTCREVSLRETAGTLAPEQASAAKLHNTRAARRIAADARDMLGGVGILLENDIARHFADIEAMHTYEGTDTVQSLIMGKKITGFSAYK; from the coding sequence ATGTCTCACAACCTCTTTGAGTCCACCACTGATTTCTTGGGTGTTTTTGACAGCCTCTCTGAGTCCGATGCTGCGGGGTGGAAGCGTGCAGCGCAGTTTCGTGAGTACTCCGCCCCGGTGATCAACCAGCACTGGCAGGCTGCGGAGTACCCACTGGACTTGGTTCAGCGCTTGGGCGACTTGGACGTGATGACGGATGGCCTGGCGGTGGAAGGCCATGAACAGATGTCCACGCTTGGTGCTGGCCTGGCACTCATGGAGGTCACGCGCGCGGATGCCTCGATGGGCACGGTGATTGCGGTGCAGGCTGGGCTGGCCATGCGCTCAATTTCGATGTTGGGTTCTCCGGAACAGCAGGCCTTGTATTTGCCGCAGATGGCTTCGTGCTCTTTGCTTGGTGCCTTCGGGCTGACGGAACCGGCTCACGGTTCGGACTCAATTGCTTTGGAGACCACCGCGGTGCGCGACGGCGATGAATGGGTGCTTAATGGCGAGAAGAAGTGGATCGGCAACGGCGCTTCCGGCGGAATCACGATCATTTATGCGCGCATGGAGGACGGCAATGTTGGCGGTTTCATCGTCCCGCAGGACGCACCCGGCTACTCGGCTTCCGTTATCGAAGGCAAGCTGTCTCTTCGTGCTATCCACCAGGCACACATTACGTTGACCGACTGCCGCATCCCCGCCGCCAACCAACTGCCGGGCTGCCGCAGCTTCAAGGATGTGTCTCGCGTTCTCACCGCTACCCGCATTGGTGTGTCCTGGATGGCGCTGGGCTCCGCGGTGGCCTGCTACGAGATTGCCCGCTCGTATGTGCTGGAGCGCGTGCAGTTTGGTCGCGAGCTGGCGAAAGCGCAGATTATTCAGCAGCGCTTGGCCAATATGGTGCTTGACTTGAGCCAAATGATGCTGACCTGCCGTGAGGTCTCTTTGCGCGAAACCGCGGGGACCTTGGCCCCGGAGCAGGCCTCGGCGGCGAAGCTCCACAACACCCGCGCTGCTCGTCGAATTGCCGCTGATGCCCGCGACATGCTCGGCGGAGTCGGCATCCTGCTAGAAAACGACATCGCGCGCCACTTCGCCGACATCGAGGCCATGCACACCTACGAAGGAACCGATACCGTGCAATCCCTGATTATGGGCAAGAAGATTACCGGTTTCTCGGCCTACAAGTAG